Proteins found in one Solitalea lacus genomic segment:
- a CDS encoding CoA transferase subunit A, giving the protein MNKVVANADEAVKDITDGLTLMVGGFGLCGIPENSIAALVKKNVKNLTCISNNAGVDDFGLGLLLQNKQIKKMISSYVGENAEFERQLLSGELEVELIPQGTLATRCMAAGYGMPAIFTPAGVGTEVAEGKEVRNFNGKDYLMEYAFDADFAIVKAWKGDAHGNLIYRSTSRNFNPLMAMGGKITIAEVEELVPVGELDPDQIHTPGIYVHRIFEGKNYEKRIEQRTVRSRG; this is encoded by the coding sequence ATGAATAAAGTTGTTGCTAACGCTGATGAAGCGGTTAAAGACATAACTGATGGATTAACTTTAATGGTTGGAGGTTTTGGTCTTTGTGGGATTCCGGAAAACTCTATAGCTGCTTTAGTTAAGAAAAATGTGAAAAATCTTACTTGTATTTCTAACAATGCCGGAGTTGACGATTTTGGCTTAGGTCTGTTGCTTCAAAATAAGCAAATTAAGAAGATGATATCTTCTTATGTTGGTGAGAACGCAGAGTTTGAACGACAGTTGCTTAGCGGAGAGCTAGAAGTAGAACTAATCCCGCAAGGAACATTGGCTACCCGTTGTATGGCTGCAGGCTATGGTATGCCGGCTATATTTACCCCTGCCGGTGTAGGAACAGAAGTTGCTGAAGGTAAAGAAGTGCGCAATTTCAATGGTAAAGATTATTTGATGGAATATGCTTTTGATGCGGATTTTGCTATTGTTAAAGCGTGGAAGGGAGATGCTCATGGCAATTTAATTTACCGGTCCACTTCAAGAAACTTTAATCCATTAATGGCCATGGGCGGTAAAATTACTATTGCAGAGGTTGAGGAATTAGTTCCAGTAGGTGAACTTGATCCTGATCAGATTCATACCCCTGGAATTTACGTGCATCGAATTTTCGAAGGTAAAAACTATGAAAAACGTATTGAGCAACGTACTGTTAGAAGCAGAGGTTAA
- a CDS encoding heavy metal translocating P-type ATPase, with the protein MQLTDTKTTCYHCGLDCDEETVVFDEKTFCCNGCKVVYEILAENHLCDYYQIAANAGISQKIKKTAKGKFSILNNQEIKEKLIRFTNGKQTHVVFFLPQIHCSSCIWLLENLHRINAGIIHSRVDFALKEITIVFNENEVSLPVIAELLTSVGYEPYLNLNDISSKKNYLVDRGLVYKLGIAGFCFGNIMMLSFPEYFSDGTVDYTLKKIFNYLNLALSLPVFFYSANVFYLSAWAGIKKRFLNIDAPIVLAILITFIRSVYEILSGTGAGYLDSMTGIVFFMLIGRYLQNKTYQKLSFDRDYKSYFPIAVTLKKDDGEEENIPVTQLNCGDTLIIRNNELIPADSILIKGKANIDYSFVTGESDPVQKSIGENIYAGGKQVGSAIELKITRNVSNSYLTELWNKDVFRLYEDKKNSYIHSISRYFTIALFTMAALTAIFWAINDPSKILNAVSAMLIIACPCALLLSSTFTNGNVLRIFGRNNFYLKNATVIEMLADADTIVFDKTGTITQNGQSMVNYVGVDLSEGQQQLIRSVVLQSVHPHSKAISAFLPKFNTLTVESLVELPGKGIQAEIKGNIIRVGSADFAGATQLSEVKTGKTYVSINEQFLGVFSISNQYRKGLVPLIGELRGQYKMSLISGDNDAEKGALTQLFETKNELLFNQTPESKLNYIKNLQRNGKNVMMIGDGLNDAGALKQSNVGIAVSDEVNNFSPACDAILAGGELIKLSSLIRYAKSAKSIVMISFIISILYNIVGLSFAVQGTLSPVIAAILMPASSISIILFTTGASAFMAKIKGLK; encoded by the coding sequence ATGCAGCTAACCGATACTAAAACCACATGTTATCATTGCGGTCTTGACTGTGATGAAGAAACCGTTGTCTTCGACGAAAAAACGTTTTGTTGTAACGGATGTAAAGTGGTTTATGAAATTTTAGCAGAAAACCACCTTTGTGATTATTACCAAATTGCGGCTAATGCCGGTATCTCTCAAAAAATAAAAAAAACAGCCAAAGGCAAGTTCTCAATTCTGAATAATCAGGAGATTAAGGAAAAACTGATTCGGTTTACAAATGGAAAACAGACCCATGTTGTTTTCTTTCTTCCTCAAATCCATTGCAGTTCATGTATTTGGTTGCTCGAAAATCTTCATCGTATCAACGCGGGTATTATTCACTCAAGGGTTGATTTTGCTCTAAAAGAAATTACCATTGTTTTTAATGAAAATGAGGTATCACTTCCGGTGATAGCCGAACTTTTGACTAGTGTTGGTTATGAACCTTACCTTAATTTAAATGATATTTCCAGCAAGAAGAATTATTTGGTTGATAGAGGTTTGGTTTACAAATTAGGCATAGCCGGGTTTTGTTTTGGCAATATAATGATGCTAAGTTTTCCTGAATATTTTTCAGACGGAACGGTTGATTATACTCTTAAAAAAATATTTAATTATCTGAACTTGGCATTATCACTTCCGGTATTTTTCTATAGTGCTAATGTGTTTTATTTATCTGCCTGGGCCGGAATTAAAAAACGTTTTTTAAATATTGATGCTCCAATTGTATTGGCCATTCTCATTACGTTCATTAGAAGTGTTTATGAGATTTTAAGTGGAACAGGTGCCGGTTATCTCGACTCGATGACAGGAATTGTGTTTTTTATGCTTATTGGTAGGTATTTACAAAATAAAACATATCAGAAATTATCATTTGACAGGGACTATAAATCCTATTTTCCTATCGCTGTAACCCTTAAGAAGGATGATGGTGAAGAAGAGAATATTCCTGTGACGCAATTGAATTGTGGAGATACGCTTATTATTAGAAACAATGAATTGATACCGGCTGATTCTATTTTAATTAAGGGGAAAGCCAATATTGATTACAGCTTTGTTACTGGTGAATCAGATCCTGTCCAAAAGTCAATAGGTGAAAATATTTATGCAGGTGGAAAGCAAGTAGGAAGTGCAATAGAACTGAAGATTACCCGAAATGTTTCAAATAGCTATTTAACAGAATTATGGAACAAAGATGTTTTTAGATTATATGAAGACAAAAAGAACTCTTATATACATAGTATAAGCCGTTATTTTACTATTGCATTGTTTACCATGGCTGCTTTAACAGCAATATTTTGGGCTATAAATGATCCTTCCAAAATTCTAAATGCAGTTTCTGCCATGCTTATTATTGCTTGTCCGTGCGCATTATTATTGTCGTCAACTTTTACAAATGGGAATGTGCTGCGAATATTTGGACGAAATAATTTCTATCTAAAAAACGCAACCGTTATAGAAATGCTTGCTGATGCTGATACTATTGTTTTTGACAAAACAGGAACAATTACCCAAAACGGGCAATCGATGGTAAACTATGTTGGTGTGGATCTCTCTGAGGGACAGCAGCAACTGATACGCTCCGTGGTGTTACAGTCAGTTCATCCGCACAGTAAAGCCATTAGTGCTTTTTTACCTAAGTTTAACACTCTTACCGTTGAAAGTTTGGTTGAATTACCAGGTAAAGGTATTCAGGCCGAGATTAAAGGTAATATCATTCGTGTGGGTTCGGCTGATTTTGCAGGAGCAACACAGCTATCCGAGGTGAAAACAGGAAAAACATACGTTTCAATTAATGAACAGTTTTTGGGAGTGTTTAGCATCTCTAATCAATATCGTAAAGGATTGGTGCCGTTGATTGGAGAATTGCGCGGTCAATATAAAATGTCCTTAATTTCAGGAGATAATGATGCAGAGAAAGGTGCACTCACGCAATTGTTTGAGACCAAAAATGAATTACTGTTCAATCAAACTCCGGAAAGCAAGCTAAATTATATAAAGAACTTACAAAGGAACGGTAAAAATGTGATGATGATCGGAGATGGTTTGAATGATGCCGGAGCTCTTAAGCAAAGTAATGTAGGGATTGCGGTTTCTGATGAGGTCAATAATTTTTCACCTGCATGTGACGCTATTTTGGCTGGTGGTGAGTTGATAAAACTTAGTTCATTAATACGTTACGCGAAATCTGCCAAATCCATTGTGATGATCAGCTTTATTATATCTATTTTATATAATATCGTTGGGTTGTCATTTGCCGTTCAGGGTACGCTCTCGCCAGTTATTGCAGCTATTTTAATGCCTGCCAGCTCAATAAGCATAATTCTGTTTACAACAGGAGCAAGCGCATTTATGGCAAAAATTAAGGGACTAAAATAA
- a CDS encoding CoA transferase subunit B: MLDKNGIAKRIAKELKDGYYVNLGIGIPTLVANYIPDGISVTLQSENGLLGMGPFPFEGEEDPDLINAGKQTITTLPGSSIFDSALSFGMIRAGKVDLTILGAMEVSENGDIANWKIPGKMVKGMGGAMDLVASAKNIIVAMQHVNKAGESKLLPSCTLPLTGTRCVKKIVTELGVFDVLPEGGFKLLERAPGVSVEHIINSTAGKLIIEGEIPEMVL; encoded by the coding sequence ATGTTAGATAAAAACGGCATAGCTAAACGTATAGCAAAAGAATTAAAGGATGGTTACTATGTAAACCTAGGAATCGGAATTCCAACATTAGTGGCCAATTATATTCCTGATGGTATTTCAGTTACTCTTCAGTCGGAAAATGGTTTATTGGGTATGGGGCCTTTTCCGTTTGAAGGTGAGGAAGATCCTGATTTGATCAACGCAGGTAAGCAAACCATTACAACGTTACCTGGAAGCTCAATTTTTGACTCTGCACTAAGTTTTGGAATGATACGTGCGGGAAAAGTTGACCTGACAATATTAGGCGCGATGGAAGTATCAGAAAATGGTGACATTGCCAACTGGAAAATACCTGGTAAAATGGTAAAAGGAATGGGTGGAGCGATGGATTTGGTGGCCTCTGCAAAAAATATTATTGTTGCTATGCAGCACGTAAATAAAGCTGGGGAGTCTAAACTGCTGCCTTCATGTACATTGCCTTTAACAGGAACTCGCTGTGTTAAAAAGATTGTAACGGAATTGGGTGTGTTCGATGTACTGCCAGAAGGTGGTTTTAAATTATTAGAGCGAGCACCTGGAGTTTCTGTTGAACATATTATAAATTCAACCGCTGGTAAATTAATTATTGAAGGTGAAATTCCAGAAATGGTATTATAA
- a CDS encoding CTP synthase, translated as MTKYVFVTGGVTSSLGKGIISASLAKLLQSRGYRVTIQKLDPYINIDPGTLNPYEHGECYVTEDGAETDLDLGHYERFLNVPTSQANNVTTGRIYQNVINKERRGDYLGKTVQVVPHITDEIKANIQRLGDTGEYDIVITELGGTVGDIESLPYIEAVRQFRWEHGSTNTLVIHLTLLPYLAAAGELKTKPTQHSVKMLMEYGVHPDILVCRTEHRMTQEIRKKIALFCNVNVNAVIESADASTIYDVPLLMLKEQLDRIVLTKLKLPMKDEPNLDSWKEFLGKLKNPTSEVKIGLVGKYVELPDAYKSICESFIHAGAKNECKVNLQYIHSEHINESNVEEKLNGLDGVLVAPGFGNRGIEGKIDAIKYVRENNIPFFGICLGMQCAVVEFARNVLNLDGAHSIEMNAETNYPVINLMEEQKEITNMGGTMRLGSYPCEIKKGTKAFNAYGKSRISERHRHRYEFNNAYLQQYNDAGMITSGINPDSNLVEIIELKNHPYFVGGQFHPELKSTVANPHPLFVKFVEAAKTYHYENNPKKSK; from the coding sequence ATGACTAAATACGTTTTTGTTACGGGGGGTGTTACCTCTTCGTTAGGGAAAGGAATTATTTCAGCTTCATTAGCTAAATTATTACAATCGAGGGGATACAGGGTAACCATCCAAAAGCTTGACCCATACATTAATATTGATCCGGGAACATTGAATCCTTATGAACACGGAGAATGTTATGTAACTGAAGATGGCGCAGAAACTGACCTAGACCTTGGTCACTATGAACGTTTTTTGAACGTTCCAACCTCACAGGCCAACAACGTTACTACCGGCCGCATTTATCAAAATGTAATTAACAAAGAGCGTCGTGGAGATTATTTGGGAAAAACCGTACAGGTGGTTCCTCATATCACCGATGAAATTAAAGCCAATATTCAGCGCTTAGGTGATACTGGAGAGTACGACATTGTGATCACCGAATTAGGTGGAACCGTTGGCGACATCGAGTCATTACCATACATCGAGGCTGTTCGTCAGTTCCGTTGGGAACACGGCTCTACCAATACGTTGGTAATTCACCTTACCTTGTTACCTTACTTAGCTGCTGCTGGTGAATTAAAAACCAAACCAACGCAACACTCTGTTAAAATGCTGATGGAGTATGGTGTACACCCTGATATATTAGTATGCCGTACAGAGCATCGTATGACCCAGGAGATACGTAAAAAAATCGCTTTATTCTGCAACGTAAACGTAAACGCGGTAATTGAATCAGCCGATGCTTCAACTATTTACGACGTTCCGTTGTTGATGCTGAAAGAGCAATTAGACCGCATTGTATTAACCAAGCTAAAACTTCCAATGAAGGATGAGCCTAATCTTGATTCATGGAAAGAGTTTTTAGGTAAGCTAAAAAATCCAACATCTGAAGTTAAGATTGGGTTGGTTGGTAAATATGTTGAATTACCTGATGCTTACAAATCAATTTGTGAGTCGTTTATTCATGCTGGAGCTAAAAACGAGTGTAAAGTAAACTTACAGTACATCCATTCAGAACACATCAATGAAAGCAATGTGGAAGAGAAACTGAATGGTTTAGATGGTGTTTTGGTTGCCCCTGGCTTTGGAAACCGTGGTATTGAGGGTAAAATCGATGCTATTAAATACGTTCGTGAGAACAATATTCCATTCTTTGGAATTTGTTTAGGTATGCAATGTGCCGTGGTGGAATTCGCTCGCAACGTCCTTAACTTAGATGGTGCTCACTCTATTGAAATGAATGCCGAGACTAATTATCCGGTTATCAACCTCATGGAAGAGCAGAAGGAAATTACAAACATGGGCGGAACAATGCGTTTGGGATCGTATCCTTGTGAAATCAAGAAAGGCACCAAAGCATTTAATGCATATGGTAAATCTCGTATTTCTGAACGCCATCGTCATCGTTATGAGTTCAACAATGCTTACTTACAGCAATATAATGATGCCGGAATGATAACTTCAGGTATTAACCCTGACTCAAACTTGGTTGAAATTATTGAATTAAAAAATCACCCATATTTTGTTGGTGGCCAGTTTCACCCTGAATTAAAAAGTACGGTAGCAAATCCACATCCTTTATTTGTTAAGTTTGTAGAGGCTGCTAAAACATATCATTACGAGAATAATCCAAAGAAATCTAAATAA
- the yidC gene encoding membrane protein insertase YidC — protein sequence MDRNTLTGMLLIAAIMLGWSYFMKPNEAELKQYQHQTDSIKNAKAGIKTAPVTANKTVKFADSAALQEQFITLENEKVKITLSTKGGRVYSTELKGQKTWNGKPIILFNGDENRFGLKLPLTTKNVNTTDELFQPIGSSFSVAGKDSNSVTMRLAFSATQYVDYVYSLKGDSYLLNFGVKMAGMNQLLNPSAKTLNLEWKSDLIQQEKDKKNEQTYTTVFYQKENGDVDYLSESKDKEEKLEEPIKWISFKQHFFSTVLIAQNKFQTGTLSTVTDLTKSNLKNLSADLVVPIQSKPDEQLNFTFYFGPNHFTTLKNVGYDLQSQIKLGWGPLGWINRWAVIPLFNFLDNFNLNYGIIILILTVVLKLVLLPITYSSYLSQAKMRALKPEMDAIKAKVGEEDQTKLQQEYLKLYKQAGVNPLAGCIPLLLQMPILLAFFRFFPASFELRQQPFLWMNDLSTYDSVINFGVNIPFLGNHLSLMCVLMTISTLIYTWMNNRISGVTGQMKYIGYIMPVVFLGALNSFPAGLNFYYFCANIITFLQQFIIRKFVNDDAIHAKIQENKKRPGASQKSKWQMRLEEMTKQQQAAQQRKK from the coding sequence ATGGATAGAAACACCCTTACCGGTATGTTGTTGATTGCTGCCATCATGCTTGGATGGAGCTACTTTATGAAGCCAAATGAGGCTGAATTAAAGCAATATCAGCACCAAACCGATTCGATTAAAAATGCTAAGGCCGGCATTAAGACAGCTCCAGTTACAGCAAACAAAACTGTAAAGTTTGCTGACTCGGCTGCTCTTCAGGAGCAATTTATTACTCTTGAAAACGAAAAAGTTAAAATAACGCTTTCAACCAAAGGTGGTCGTGTTTACTCAACCGAACTTAAAGGTCAGAAAACATGGAACGGCAAACCGATAATATTATTTAATGGCGATGAAAACCGTTTTGGTTTAAAACTGCCATTAACTACTAAAAATGTAAATACGACTGATGAACTTTTCCAACCAATCGGTTCGTCATTCAGTGTGGCCGGTAAAGATTCAAACAGCGTAACAATGCGTTTGGCATTTTCAGCTACGCAATATGTTGATTATGTGTATTCGCTTAAAGGTGATAGTTACTTGTTAAATTTCGGCGTTAAAATGGCCGGAATGAATCAATTATTGAATCCAAGTGCAAAAACCTTAAACCTAGAGTGGAAAAGTGATCTGATTCAACAAGAAAAAGATAAGAAAAACGAACAAACCTATACAACTGTTTTTTACCAAAAGGAAAATGGTGATGTAGATTACTTATCAGAGAGTAAAGACAAAGAAGAAAAACTTGAAGAGCCAATAAAATGGATTTCTTTTAAGCAGCACTTCTTCTCTACGGTACTAATTGCTCAAAACAAATTCCAAACTGGAACATTAAGCACTGTTACCGACCTTACCAAATCGAATCTTAAGAACTTATCAGCTGACTTGGTTGTTCCAATTCAATCAAAACCTGATGAGCAATTAAACTTTACATTTTACTTCGGTCCAAATCACTTTACCACATTGAAAAATGTAGGTTATGACTTGCAAAGCCAAATTAAATTAGGCTGGGGACCTTTAGGATGGATTAACCGTTGGGCGGTAATTCCTTTATTCAACTTCCTGGACAACTTCAATTTAAACTATGGTATTATCATCCTTATTTTAACAGTTGTGTTAAAATTGGTTTTATTACCGATAACTTATAGTTCATATTTGTCTCAGGCCAAAATGCGTGCATTAAAACCTGAAATGGATGCAATTAAAGCTAAAGTTGGTGAAGAAGATCAAACCAAGTTACAACAGGAATACCTGAAGTTATACAAACAAGCTGGAGTAAACCCATTAGCTGGTTGTATTCCATTGTTGCTTCAAATGCCAATATTACTGGCGTTCTTCCGTTTCTTCCCTGCTTCTTTTGAGTTACGTCAACAACCATTCTTATGGATGAATGACCTTTCAACTTATGATTCAGTGATTAATTTTGGAGTGAACATACCGTTCCTTGGAAACCACTTAAGCTTAATGTGTGTATTAATGACTATATCGACATTAATTTACACGTGGATGAACAACCGAATTTCGGGAGTTACAGGTCAAATGAAATACATTGGTTACATTATGCCGGTTGTATTTTTAGGAGCATTAAATAGTTTTCCAGCAGGCTTGAACTTCTATTACTTCTGTGCGAACATTATCACTTTCTTACAACAATTTATCATCCGTAAGTTTGTTAATGATGATGCAATTCATGCTAAGATTCAGGAAAATAAAAAGCGTCCTGGAGCTAGTCAGAAGTCTAAATGGCAAATGCGTTTAGAAGAAATGACAAAACAACAACAAGCTGCTCAACAACGTAAAAAATAA